In Tachysurus vachellii isolate PV-2020 chromosome 10, HZAU_Pvac_v1, whole genome shotgun sequence, the following proteins share a genomic window:
- the gjb3 gene encoding gap junction protein beta 3: protein MDWKTFQALLSGVNKYSTAFGRIWLSVVFVFRVLVYVVAAERVWSDDQKDFDCNIRQPGCANVCYDHFFPISHIRLWALQLIFVTCPSLLVVMHVKYRDERERKYRAKHGADTKLYDDTGKKHGGLWWTYLISLFAKTGIEVAFLYILHHIYNSFHLPRVVKCQILPCPNVVDCYIGRPTEKKMFTYFMVGASAICIVLNICEILYLLAKRISSCAKRSRSHRAQAMHMYKPSRDQDSNCTLPMHELENKPQTKSKLGIPPTDYKTSVFMRASAPNLSFA, encoded by the coding sequence ATGGACTGGAAAACATTCCAGGCCCTGCTCAGTGGGGTAAACAAATACTCGACGGCGTTCGGCCGCATCTGGCTCTCGGTGGTTTTCGTCTTTCGTGTCCTGGTGTATGTGGTAGCAGCAGAGCGAGTGTGGAGTGATGACCAGAAGGACTTTGACTGTAACATCAGGCAGCCTGGATGCGCCAACGTATGCTATGACCACTTCTTCCCCATCTCGCACATCCGCCTGTGGGCCCTTCAGCTCATCTTTGTCACGTGCCCGTCACTACTTGTGGTCATGCACGTCAAGTATCGTGATGAACGGGAACGCAAATACCGCGCCAAACACGGCGCTGATACCAAGCTCTATGATGATACAGGCAAGAAGCATGGAGGCCTCTGGTGGACCTATCTGATCAGTCTCTTTGCCAAGACAGGAATTGAGGTGGCCTTTCTCTACATCCTTCACCACATCTACAATAGCTTTCATCTGCCCCGAGTCGTTAAGTGCCAGATCTTACCATGTCCCAATGTTGTGGACTGCTACATCGGCCGGCCCACTGAAAAGAAGATGTTCACCTACTTCATGGTGGGTGCCTCAGCCATCTGCATTGTTCTGAATATCTGTGAGATCTTATATCTCCTAGCCAAGCGCATCTCCAGCTGTGCCAAGCGTTCCAGGAGTCATCGAGCACAAGCCATGCATATGTACAAGCCAAGTCGGGACCAGGATAGCAACTGTACGCTGCCCATGCATGAACTGGAGAACAAACCACAGACCAAGTCCAAGCTGGGCATCCCACCTACAGATTACAAGACAAGTGTTTTCATGAGGGCTTCAGCTCCAAACCTTAGCTTTGCCTAA